The Claveliimonas bilis genome window below encodes:
- a CDS encoding DUF4405 domain-containing protein gives MNPKMIVKISVDFVMTILLLFLMGRQITGESAHEWLGAGIFILWIIHHILNFKWHRHLAKGKYTPFRVIQVVVNLLLLLAMIGTMVSAVILSREVFAFLPISGGIALARPMHILCVFWAFVLMALHLGLHWNMILGMIRKACGPVSSKPVKGILRVAGAVIAVYGLYAFVKNQFLSYMFLTAHFVFFDFERPLPLFFTEYIAIMGLFVFLAHYGAKGIQTCTARRRKQQQDEK, from the coding sequence ATGAACCCTAAAATGATCGTCAAAATCTCTGTTGATTTTGTTATGACAATTCTGCTCCTGTTTTTGATGGGAAGACAGATTACAGGAGAGTCTGCTCACGAATGGCTGGGAGCGGGAATATTTATCCTCTGGATCATACACCATATTTTGAATTTTAAGTGGCACAGACATTTGGCGAAAGGGAAATATACCCCTTTCCGTGTGATACAGGTGGTCGTAAATCTGCTGCTTTTACTCGCTATGATCGGAACAATGGTAAGCGCGGTGATCTTGTCCAGAGAAGTTTTTGCGTTTTTACCTATTTCAGGCGGTATTGCACTGGCTCGGCCTATGCACATTCTATGCGTTTTCTGGGCATTTGTTCTGATGGCGCTGCATCTTGGGCTCCACTGGAATATGATCCTTGGAATGATACGGAAAGCATGCGGCCCGGTTTCATCAAAGCCGGTCAAAGGGATCCTTCGCGTAGCAGGTGCGGTGATCGCTGTTTACGGACTTTATGCTTTTGTAAAAAATCAATTTCTTTCCTATATGTTTTTGACTGCGCACTTTGTGTTCTTTGATTTTGAACGGCCCCTTCCTTTGTTTTTTACGGAATACATTGCCATTATGGGATTGTTTGTATTCCTGGCTCACTATGGAGCAAAAGGGATTCAAACATGCACGGCAAGGAGGAGGAAACAGCAGCAGGATGAGAAATAA
- a CDS encoding FAD:protein FMN transferase, translated as MRNKRFLSFSALTAAFSLCLSGCAGSQEASVQEHTAELFAMGTYMNFTAYGEQADAALDEAVSHVEEWESLWSVTDENSEIYAANHSHGRPVPLSTETENLLRFALEMSGQTQGALDPTIYPLVSAWGFIDQEYRIPSDEEIQELLSLTGYEKVALENHAVTLPEGMQLDLGAAGKGYTGELLADHLKEQGVTSALLDIGGNIQMVGPKPDGTKWRLGIRNPFEDGSFGTLEAQDCAVVTSGGYERYFTGGDGTTYWHILDPATGRPADSDLASVTIIGDSGVLCDALSTAIFVMGLEEGIQCWETYGGFDMLLMTLDGEIYLTEGIEENFTPEEEFSEQTIHVMEA; from the coding sequence ATGAGAAATAAACGGTTTCTTTCATTTTCGGCGCTTACAGCGGCATTTTCTCTATGCCTTTCAGGGTGTGCCGGCTCGCAGGAAGCATCTGTGCAGGAGCATACGGCTGAATTGTTTGCCATGGGAACTTATATGAATTTTACAGCTTATGGAGAGCAGGCAGACGCGGCACTGGATGAAGCGGTCTCGCATGTAGAAGAGTGGGAATCTTTGTGGTCCGTTACTGACGAAAACAGTGAGATTTATGCCGCAAATCACAGTCACGGGCGGCCTGTGCCTCTTAGCACGGAAACAGAAAATTTACTCCGCTTTGCGCTGGAAATGTCCGGACAGACACAAGGAGCCCTTGATCCTACCATTTATCCCCTTGTAAGTGCCTGGGGATTTATTGACCAGGAATATCGGATCCCCTCGGATGAAGAAATACAGGAATTGCTTTCGCTTACCGGATATGAAAAAGTTGCGCTGGAAAACCATGCGGTTACATTGCCGGAAGGAATGCAGCTGGATCTGGGGGCGGCGGGAAAAGGATATACCGGGGAACTTCTTGCCGATCATCTGAAAGAGCAGGGTGTTACTTCAGCGCTTCTGGATATCGGAGGAAATATCCAGATGGTAGGACCAAAGCCGGATGGGACAAAATGGAGGCTTGGCATCAGAAATCCTTTTGAAGATGGGAGCTTTGGGACTTTAGAGGCACAGGACTGCGCGGTTGTGACTTCCGGAGGATATGAACGTTATTTTACCGGTGGAGACGGAACCACTTACTGGCATATTCTGGACCCTGCAACCGGGCGGCCTGCTGACAGTGATCTGGCTTCTGTAACGATCATTGGAGACAGCGGGGTACTTTGCGACGCCCTTTCCACGGCTATCTTTGTTATGGGGCTGGAGGAAGGAATACAGTGCTGGGAGACCTATGGCGGATTTGATATGCTGCTTATGACATTGGACGGAGAAATCTACCTGACAGAAGGGATAGAAGAAAATTTTACTCCGGAAGAAGAATTTTCCGAACAAACGATCCATGTGATGGAAGCGTGA
- a CDS encoding winged helix-turn-helix transcriptional regulator produces the protein MSKRCISDESLGSTGFSYTLSLINGKYKMTILYTLMEFGVVRFNEMKKYIGGISYKTLSSTLKELEADKLVHREEYPQIPPKVEYSLTERGKSLIPILDGMCEWGDKNRLKEED, from the coding sequence ATGAGCAAACGCTGCATATCAGATGAAAGTCTTGGCTCAACCGGATTCAGTTATACGTTATCTCTGATCAACGGAAAATACAAAATGACGATTCTGTACACTTTAATGGAATTTGGCGTAGTGCGGTTTAATGAGATGAAAAAATATATTGGCGGAATCTCTTATAAGACTTTAAGCTCTACACTAAAGGAACTGGAAGCAGACAAACTTGTCCACCGGGAGGAATATCCCCAGATTCCTCCCAAAGTGGAGTACAGCCTGACAGAAAGGGGAAAATCACTTATCCCTATCCTGGACGGCATGTGTGAATGGGGAGATAAAAATCGTCTGAAGGAGGAAGACTGA
- a CDS encoding flavodoxin, with product MKKLAAFILSSTLVLSLTACSSDQQEQTGNGGADTSNTSDTAAQPALDGNILIAYFSVPETDGTDTVAGASRVVVDGEVLGNNQYIAQLIQQEAGGDLFRIETVQEYPGTHDELLDFAYNELSENARPELSSQIENLDDYDVIFLGYPNWNADLPMPLYTFLEEYDFSRKTIIPFTAHGGSGFSGTIQTIQELQPEATVIEDGLEISRNSVPDAQSDVADWVAGLKG from the coding sequence ATGAAAAAATTAGCAGCATTTATTCTTTCTTCCACTTTGGTTCTTTCTCTAACTGCCTGCAGTAGTGATCAGCAGGAGCAGACTGGAAACGGAGGAGCGGATACGTCGAATACATCAGATACAGCAGCACAGCCTGCATTAGACGGGAATATTCTGATCGCTTATTTTTCTGTTCCTGAGACAGACGGAACCGATACAGTTGCAGGAGCAAGCCGTGTTGTTGTTGACGGAGAAGTTCTGGGAAATAATCAGTATATTGCACAGCTTATCCAGCAGGAAGCAGGAGGAGATCTCTTCCGCATTGAGACGGTACAGGAATATCCCGGCACACATGATGAACTGCTGGATTTTGCTTATAACGAGCTCTCTGAGAACGCAAGGCCTGAACTGTCCTCGCAGATTGAGAATTTAGATGATTACGATGTGATCTTTCTGGGTTATCCTAACTGGAATGCTGATCTTCCTATGCCTTTGTATACCTTCCTGGAAGAATATGATTTCAGCAGAAAGACTATCATTCCATTTACGGCACATGGGGGAAGCGGATTTTCCGGAACCATTCAGACGATCCAGGAACTCCAGCCTGAAGCAACGGTAATAGAAGATGGTCTGGAAATCTCCCGAAACAGTGTACCGGATGCCCAGAGCGATGTGGCAGACTGGGTTGCAGGGCTGAAGGGATAA